The Sporomusa termitida genome has a window encoding:
- a CDS encoding carbon-nitrogen family hydrolase, giving the protein MKIAMLQMEIVAGDVAGNKNKGLALVEEAADKADVIILPEIWTTGYALKNVAQAAEHIDGPLMTQLAGIARKHHVNIIAGSVPVSRNGRTYNTTMVIDRQGTIINSYEKVHLFSMYGEEHFFAPGTKLGLLSLDKMTAGVAICYDLRFPELFRSLALQGAQAVFVPAGWPAARGHHWRTLVQARAIENHLYICAVNCVGEHKGSPFYGHSLLVDPEGVIIAEGDDRETIIYGEIDPARVAGARKDMLTFADRRPDLYSC; this is encoded by the coding sequence ATGAAGATCGCAATGCTGCAAATGGAGATCGTGGCCGGTGATGTGGCAGGCAATAAAAACAAAGGCCTCGCACTTGTTGAAGAGGCTGCTGATAAAGCCGATGTCATTATCTTGCCGGAGATATGGACAACCGGCTATGCTCTTAAAAATGTGGCTCAGGCTGCTGAACATATCGACGGGCCGCTGATGACCCAATTGGCCGGGATTGCCCGCAAACATCACGTAAACATCATTGCCGGCTCTGTTCCCGTCAGTCGTAATGGCCGGACCTATAACACCACAATGGTAATAGACCGGCAGGGCACTATCATTAACAGCTATGAGAAGGTACACCTGTTCAGTATGTATGGCGAAGAGCATTTTTTTGCCCCCGGCACTAAACTTGGGCTGCTGTCACTGGACAAGATGACGGCCGGAGTGGCAATTTGCTATGATCTCAGGTTTCCCGAATTATTCCGCTCACTGGCATTGCAGGGGGCTCAGGCTGTGTTTGTGCCGGCCGGATGGCCGGCGGCCCGGGGCCACCACTGGCGGACCTTGGTCCAGGCCCGGGCGATTGAAAACCACCTGTATATCTGTGCCGTAAACTGTGTGGGTGAGCATAAAGGCAGCCCTTTTTACGGACATTCGCTGCTTGTTGATCCGGAAGGAGTGATCATCGCCGAAGGGGATGACCGGGAAACAATTATTTATGGTGAAATCGATCCGGCCCGGGTGGCCGGGGCCCGCAAGGATATGCTGACTTTTGCCGACCGCCGGCCTGATCTTTATTCCTGTTAA
- a CDS encoding GH25 family lysozyme: MIKGIDVSYHNGAVDWQAVAAAGIEFAIIRSSYGLQSKDNMFTKNVAGAKAAGLKVGAYHYSYALCVKDAIQEAANCREAIDSCGVLLDLPVFFDMEDADGYKKRNGFSFDPAEITAMCKAFIDNIGLDCGVYASYWWFANYIDWRSLGCAVWNAQWGENDDIKGYLWQYTDRLEIGGKCFDGNIRYI; this comes from the coding sequence ATGATAAAAGGTATCGATGTATCTTACCACAACGGCGCAGTTGACTGGCAGGCGGTAGCGGCTGCTGGTATTGAGTTTGCGATTATTCGCAGTTCGTACGGTCTGCAATCGAAAGACAACATGTTTACTAAAAACGTAGCTGGAGCAAAAGCGGCTGGATTGAAAGTAGGGGCCTATCATTATTCGTATGCTTTATGTGTCAAAGATGCAATTCAGGAAGCGGCTAACTGCCGTGAAGCCATTGACAGTTGCGGTGTATTGCTTGACCTGCCGGTATTCTTCGATATGGAGGATGCTGACGGGTATAAAAAACGCAACGGTTTTTCTTTTGACCCGGCAGAGATAACGGCCATGTGCAAGGCTTTTATTGACAATATTGGTTTGGATTGCGGGGTTTACGCCTCATATTGGTGGTTTGCTAATTACATTGACTGGCGCAGTCTTGGTTGTGCTGTGTGGAATGCTCAGTGGGGAGAAAATGACGATATTAAAGGCTATCTGTGGCAGTACACAGACCGCCTGGAGATCGGCGGCAAATGCTTTGACGGAAATATCCGCTATATATGA
- a CDS encoding type IV pilus twitching motility protein PilT, producing MMEALLRAAVEKRASDVHITVGVPPVLRLNGSLVRTDAAPLTVQDTRTMLEAIASPEQQEKFWQTGELDFSFAIPGLSRFRVNAFRQRGSAAIAIRVVNERIATLDELGHPEILKTLARMPRGLVLVTGPTGSGKSTTLAAMIDLVNNERACHVLTLEDPIEYLHKHKKCIVNQREIHADSKSFANALRAALREDPDVILVGEMRDVETIGIAVTAAETGHLVFATLHTCDAAQTIDRIIDVFPPHQQQQIRIQLSLTLQGIVSQQLLPRLDGNGRIVAHELLMVTPAVRNLIREGKTHQIASVIQTGARFGMQAMDFSLRDLFRRGIISYEDALERSMNPENFIRLANS from the coding sequence ATGATGGAAGCACTACTGAGGGCCGCAGTTGAGAAACGAGCCTCTGATGTACATATTACAGTCGGCGTACCGCCCGTGCTGCGCCTTAATGGCAGCCTGGTCCGGACTGATGCGGCACCGTTAACGGTGCAGGATACCCGGACAATGCTGGAGGCCATTGCCTCGCCGGAACAGCAGGAGAAATTCTGGCAGACCGGTGAGCTTGATTTTTCCTTTGCCATCCCCGGCCTGAGCCGGTTCCGGGTAAACGCATTCCGGCAGCGGGGCTCGGCCGCCATTGCTATCCGGGTGGTAAATGAGCGGATCGCGACCCTTGATGAGCTGGGCCATCCGGAGATATTAAAAACCCTGGCCCGTATGCCGCGGGGCCTCGTACTGGTCACCGGACCGACCGGCAGCGGCAAGTCCACTACCCTGGCGGCAATGATTGACCTTGTCAACAACGAACGGGCCTGCCATGTGCTGACCCTGGAGGATCCGATCGAATACCTGCACAAACACAAAAAATGTATTGTTAATCAGCGCGAGATCCATGCCGACAGCAAATCCTTCGCCAATGCGCTGCGGGCCGCCCTGCGGGAAGACCCGGATGTCATCCTGGTGGGGGAGATGCGCGATGTTGAGACCATTGGCATCGCCGTTACCGCTGCCGAAACGGGCCATCTGGTTTTTGCCACCCTGCACACCTGTGATGCCGCCCAAACGATCGACCGGATCATTGACGTCTTTCCGCCCCATCAGCAGCAGCAAATCCGGATCCAGCTGTCGCTGACCCTGCAGGGCATTGTCTCCCAGCAGCTGTTGCCCCGCCTGGACGGCAACGGACGGATTGTGGCCCATGAACTGTTGATGGTGACCCCGGCTGTGCGCAATCTGATCCGGGAGGGGAAAACCCATCAAATCGCCTCTGTCATCCAGACCGGCGCCAGGTTTGGCATGCAGGCGATGGATTTCTCATTGCGGGACCTGTTCCGGCGGGGGATTATCAGTTATGAAGATGCCCTGGAACGGTCCATGAACCCGGAGAACTTTATCCGTTTGGCCAACAGCTGA
- the gspE gene encoding type II secretion system ATPase GspE, with protein sequence MLNNRKRLGDLLIEAGLISREQLDKALTVQKQTGERLGKVLINLGYITENNIIEVLEFQLGVPHVELAGMALAREIVATIPVALAERYQIIPVKKEGHRLTLAMVDPTNFFAIDDVRMASGCEVEPVIAAEREIMRAISQYYGVNDLVEKAVNQLKPDEAAPMAQVQTADDAPIIGIVNSLFSQAVRERASDIHLEPQEKTLRVRFRIDGVLREVASFTRDIQAAIVSRIKITGGMDISERRLPQDGRIKITEAGRDIDIRVSTLPTILGEKVVMRILDKQTVILDVGKLGFAPDNLQTFRRLYTQAYGMILVTGPTGSGKTTTLYSTLGEINTISKNTITVEDPVEYRLDGINQVQVNPRAGLTFALGLRSILRQDPNIVMVGEIRDTETADIAIRAALTGHLVLSTLHTNDAPGAITRLIDMGVEPFLAASSILGVLAQRLVRCICPECKTSYTPAADSLERLFLGLAPDQPLCLQRGTGCAACGFTGYKGRMGIHEVMPVTSVIRELITRRASADEIALAAKSQGMLSMRQDGIGKALAGLTTVEEVMRVAYAGL encoded by the coding sequence ATGTTAAACAACCGCAAACGGTTAGGTGATCTGCTGATTGAAGCCGGCCTGATCTCCCGGGAGCAACTGGACAAAGCCCTGACTGTGCAAAAGCAAACCGGCGAGCGGCTGGGGAAGGTCCTCATTAATCTGGGTTACATAACAGAAAACAATATTATCGAGGTCCTGGAATTTCAGCTCGGTGTGCCGCATGTGGAGCTTGCCGGTATGGCTCTGGCCCGCGAAATTGTGGCGACCATTCCGGTTGCTTTGGCTGAACGCTATCAGATTATCCCGGTAAAAAAAGAGGGGCATAGACTTACACTGGCAATGGTTGATCCGACTAATTTTTTTGCCATTGACGATGTCCGGATGGCATCCGGGTGTGAGGTCGAACCGGTTATTGCTGCGGAGCGGGAGATTATGCGGGCCATCAGTCAATACTATGGGGTTAATGACTTAGTCGAAAAAGCAGTTAATCAGTTAAAGCCGGATGAAGCTGCGCCTATGGCCCAGGTCCAAACCGCTGATGACGCGCCGATTATCGGCATCGTTAACTCGCTGTTCAGCCAGGCGGTGCGGGAACGGGCCAGCGATATCCACCTGGAACCGCAGGAAAAAACACTGCGGGTCCGGTTCCGGATTGACGGGGTGCTCCGGGAAGTGGCGTCCTTTACCCGCGATATCCAGGCCGCCATTGTGTCCCGGATCAAGATTACCGGCGGCATGGATATCTCCGAAAGGCGCCTGCCCCAGGATGGCCGGATCAAGATTACCGAAGCCGGCCGTGATATTGATATCCGGGTATCGACCTTGCCGACCATTCTGGGCGAAAAGGTGGTTATGCGGATTCTCGACAAGCAGACTGTCATCCTGGATGTCGGCAAGCTGGGGTTTGCCCCTGATAACCTGCAGACCTTCCGCCGCCTGTACACCCAGGCTTACGGCATGATTCTGGTCACCGGCCCAACCGGATCAGGCAAAACGACAACCCTCTACTCAACCCTGGGAGAAATTAACACCATCAGCAAGAATACAATTACGGTGGAAGATCCTGTTGAATACCGTTTGGACGGTATCAACCAGGTCCAGGTCAATCCCCGGGCCGGCCTGACCTTTGCCCTGGGCTTGCGGTCTATATTGCGTCAGGACCCGAATATTGTGATGGTCGGCGAAATCCGGGACACGGAAACCGCCGATATCGCTATTCGGGCGGCGCTGACCGGTCATCTGGTGTTAAGCACCCTGCATACCAACGATGCCCCGGGGGCGATTACGCGGCTGATCGATATGGGGGTCGAGCCTTTTCTGGCCGCTTCCTCCATCCTGGGCGTACTGGCCCAGCGTTTAGTCCGGTGCATCTGCCCGGAATGCAAAACCAGCTATACACCGGCGGCTGACTCCCTGGAACGGCTGTTTCTCGGCCTGGCCCCGGACCAGCCCTTATGCCTGCAGCGGGGCACAGGCTGCGCAGCCTGCGGCTTTACCGGCTACAAGGGCCGGATGGGGATTCATGAGGTCATGCCGGTGACATCAGTCATCAGAGAATTGATTACCAGGCGGGCCTCGGCCGATGAAATTGCGCTGGCCGCCAAAAGCCAGGGGATGCTGTCGATGCGTCAGGATGGGATCGGGAAAGCGCTGGCCGGCCTCACCACGGTGGAAGAGGTCATGCGGGTGGCCTATGCCGGTCTGTAG
- a CDS encoding shikimate dehydrogenase: MIITTKTQKVGLLGWPLSHSLSPAMHNAAFAASGLDYVYLPLPTPPALLPQAVTGLAALGFSGVNVTIPHKVAIIDCLDDLDDSARLAGAVNTVVISAGRLIGYNTDAGGYIGSLLSAGVAVKAKHAVVLGAGGAARAVVAGLVEGGIAAVGIGARDTARAAAVAGLFAGTGTPVNSSGWDSAAFAETVAKADIIVNTTPLGMYPDSASQPPLAWAHIKPTAVISDLVYNPLQTGFLAEASRRGHTVVTGEGMLLEQGALAFQLWTGVPAPLPVMRQALLAGLSGNPS, translated from the coding sequence ATGATCATAACGACTAAAACACAAAAAGTTGGATTACTGGGCTGGCCGCTCAGTCATTCCCTGTCCCCGGCCATGCACAATGCGGCCTTTGCGGCCAGCGGTCTTGACTATGTCTATCTGCCGCTGCCCACACCACCGGCGTTGCTGCCCCAGGCGGTAACCGGGTTAGCGGCCCTGGGCTTTAGCGGCGTTAATGTCACTATCCCGCACAAAGTGGCTATTATTGACTGCCTTGATGACCTTGATGACAGTGCCCGCCTGGCAGGGGCGGTGAATACGGTCGTTATCAGCGCCGGCCGGCTGATTGGCTATAACACCGATGCCGGCGGCTACATCGGCTCACTGCTGTCAGCCGGGGTTGCTGTCAAGGCGAAACATGCTGTTGTTTTGGGGGCAGGCGGGGCCGCCCGGGCTGTAGTGGCCGGTTTGGTTGAAGGCGGCATTGCTGCCGTCGGTATTGGCGCCCGGGATACGGCCAGGGCAGCCGCGGTTGCCGGGCTATTTGCCGGCACCGGGACACCGGTGAACAGCAGCGGCTGGGACTCAGCGGCATTTGCAGAAACAGTGGCTAAGGCCGATATTATTGTCAACACCACCCCCTTAGGCATGTATCCGGACAGTGCAAGCCAGCCGCCGCTGGCCTGGGCGCATATTAAGCCGACAGCAGTGATCTCCGATCTTGTCTACAATCCGCTGCAAACCGGTTTTTTGGCCGAAGCCAGCCGGCGTGGCCATACTGTGGTTACCGGCGAGGGGATGCTGCTGGAACAGGGGGCGCTTGCTTTTCAACTGTGGACAGGGGTTCCGGCGCCGCTGCCGGTTATGCGCCAGGCCTTACTGGCAGGATTAAGCGGTAATCCATCTTGA
- a CDS encoding CBO0543 family protein codes for MLRIDWKRYGLLYLIATIIGNTLCYIFVKVGFYSFPYIFLPVAKIPAVAVTTAFSFYVLFGVRYSPVKWPYKIAYYGVIVNLGVLLETIFKNTTDLIQYAYEWDFWDSYTSWWAFFILMEWIGGKIIPSNLRKPLKEEAFRFGNWFFFVIHFVGICTVFLAGLYLGVLIKETI; via the coding sequence TTGCTGCGAATTGACTGGAAACGTTATGGACTTTTATATCTAATTGCAACCATCATCGGCAATACCCTATGTTACATATTTGTCAAAGTCGGTTTTTACTCTTTTCCTTATATTTTCTTACCTGTTGCCAAAATACCGGCAGTAGCTGTTACCACAGCTTTTTCATTCTACGTTTTGTTTGGTGTCCGGTATAGCCCGGTAAAATGGCCTTATAAAATTGCTTATTATGGCGTAATTGTAAACCTAGGCGTATTGTTAGAGACAATTTTTAAAAACACAACTGATTTAATTCAGTACGCTTATGAGTGGGACTTTTGGGATTCGTACACTTCTTGGTGGGCATTTTTTATACTCATGGAATGGATTGGCGGGAAGATCATACCAAGCAATCTGAGAAAACCCTTAAAAGAAGAAGCCTTCCGTTTTGGAAATTGGTTTTTCTTTGTGATCCATTTTGTGGGGATATGTACAGTATTTCTTGCAGGTCTATATCTAGGCGTGTTGATAAAAGAAACTATTTAG
- a CDS encoding YqeG family HAD IIIA-type phosphatase, with protein sequence MLKLLTPCLVVNTIYDINLALLKQRGIRGIIFDLDNTIVAWNSPELGPDMRAWLQQLSGHELKVCLLSNNGNKRVKAIADQCGAPFVARALKPARTGFRQAVHTLGLTPAEVAVVGDQLFTDMLGGNRLGLFTIWVQPLASQEFIGTKITRQFEKLAIRLLRASGRL encoded by the coding sequence TTGCTCAAATTACTCACCCCCTGTTTAGTTGTTAACACTATATATGACATTAATCTGGCACTGCTGAAGCAGCGTGGTATCCGGGGCATCATCTTTGACCTTGATAATACCATTGTTGCCTGGAACAGTCCGGAACTGGGCCCGGACATGCGTGCCTGGCTGCAGCAGTTAAGCGGACATGAGCTAAAAGTCTGTCTGCTGTCAAACAATGGCAATAAGAGGGTAAAGGCTATTGCTGACCAATGTGGCGCCCCCTTTGTGGCCCGGGCTTTAAAACCGGCCCGGACCGGTTTCCGGCAGGCTGTACATACGCTGGGGCTGACTCCGGCTGAGGTTGCCGTGGTCGGCGACCAGCTATTTACCGATATGCTGGGCGGTAACCGGCTTGGTTTATTCACAATCTGGGTGCAGCCGCTGGCGTCGCAGGAATTTATCGGCACTAAGATTACCCGGCAGTTTGAAAAACTGGCCATCCGCCTGTTGCGGGCCAGCGGGCGTCTATAG